One uncultured Gellertiella sp. genomic window carries:
- the yajC gene encoding preprotein translocase subunit YajC → MFITQAFAQTATGDATGSMFGSGMEMIVLFVPLMVVWYFLLIRPQNAQRKRREETLKNVRRGDQIVTAGGIVGKVTKLIDDTELEMEIADGMKVRIVRSFIAEVRVKGEPVKAD, encoded by the coding sequence ATGTTTATCACCCAGGCCTTTGCGCAGACCGCAACCGGCGACGCGACGGGGAGCATGTTCGGCTCGGGAATGGAGATGATCGTTCTCTTCGTTCCGTTGATGGTCGTCTGGTATTTCCTGCTGATTCGCCCGCAGAACGCCCAGCGCAAGCGCCGCGAGGAAACCCTGAAGAATGTCCGTCGCGGCGACCAGATCGTCACCGCCGGTGGCATTGTCGGCAAGGTCACCAAACTGATCGACGACACCGAGCTGGAAATGGAAATTGCCGATGGCATGAAGGTTCGCATCGTGCGCAGCTTCATCGCCGAAGTGCGCGTGAAGGGCGAGCCGGTCAAGGCCGACTGA
- the secDF gene encoding protein translocase subunit SecDF translates to MLYFSRWKTVLIWLTIAASVLIAFPNVLSNSVVSSFPSFLPQKKVTLGLDLQGGSHIMLKLERADIIKERLETTVGDVRAKLRDANVRYTGLAGTGQAVQVRISDTAQVEAAKTALQSLTGLVSTGTFGGGSNREATLEDGGDGLLKIDITDEGIDYRISSAVTQSIEVVRRRVDELGNTEPLIQRQGKDRIIVQVPGLQDPQRLKALLNQTAKLTFQMVDLSVPVKEAISGHPPAGTEVLYSRDDPPVPYVVEKRALISGEDLVDAQASINQQNSEPVVSFRFNSKGALRFAEATQQNVGKPFAIILDKQVISAPRINEPIIGGSGQISGNFTVETANDLAVLLRAGALPATLTVVEERTVGPSLGADSIHAGILAGIIGAVAVVAFMLFFYGFLGLIANVALAANVIMIMAVLTMLGSTLTLPGIAGIVLTMGMAVDSNVLIYERVREEVRNGRSFVQALDLGFEKALATIVDANLTTLIAAVILFFMGSGPIRGFAVTLSVGIITTVFTAYTLTRWLVAVWVKKRRPKQMPKGVRSGMFDGTNIRFMGFRKYTFVVTAILSIGSVVGFATIGMNLGIDFKGGSILELKAKSGNADLGDIRTRLSGLNLGEIQAQGFGDPSSALVRVQAQDGGENAEQSAVNLIRSELQDQYEFRRVEVVGPSVSGELTTMATLGVLASLGAILVYIWFRFEWQFALGAIIATLHDVILTLGLFVFTGVEFNLTSIAAVLTIVGYSLNDTVVVYDRMRENLRRFKKMPLNVLIDTSINTTLSRTILTSATTMIALTALYLFGGEVIRSFTFAMLFGVGVGTFSSIYIAAPVLIAFKLRQETFQTKDDAKTPDVGEAAV, encoded by the coding sequence ATGCTTTATTTCTCCCGGTGGAAGACAGTTCTCATCTGGCTGACCATTGCTGCCAGCGTTCTGATCGCCTTTCCCAATGTGCTCAGCAACTCCGTGGTGTCGTCCTTTCCGAGTTTCCTGCCGCAGAAGAAAGTGACTCTCGGTCTCGATCTTCAGGGCGGCTCGCATATCATGCTCAAACTCGAGCGGGCCGATATCATCAAGGAACGGCTGGAGACCACCGTTGGTGACGTGCGCGCCAAGCTGCGGGATGCCAATGTCCGCTATACCGGTCTCGCAGGCACCGGGCAGGCCGTTCAGGTGCGCATCAGCGATACCGCGCAGGTGGAAGCCGCAAAGACGGCGCTGCAATCCCTGACCGGACTGGTCAGCACCGGCACGTTTGGCGGCGGCTCGAACCGCGAAGCGACGCTTGAAGATGGCGGCGATGGCCTGCTGAAGATCGATATCACCGATGAAGGCATCGATTACCGCATCTCCTCGGCTGTTACCCAGTCGATCGAAGTGGTGCGCCGCCGTGTTGACGAACTCGGCAACACCGAGCCTTTGATCCAGCGCCAGGGCAAGGACCGCATCATCGTCCAGGTGCCGGGCCTCCAGGATCCGCAGCGCCTGAAGGCGCTCCTGAACCAGACCGCCAAGCTCACCTTCCAGATGGTCGACCTGTCCGTGCCGGTCAAGGAAGCCATTTCAGGCCATCCGCCCGCCGGCACCGAAGTGCTCTATTCACGTGACGATCCGCCGGTTCCCTACGTGGTCGAAAAGCGGGCCCTGATTTCCGGCGAAGACCTCGTCGACGCCCAGGCCAGCATCAACCAGCAGAACAGCGAGCCGGTCGTCAGCTTCCGCTTCAATTCCAAGGGCGCATTGCGCTTTGCCGAAGCCACCCAGCAGAATGTCGGCAAGCCTTTCGCCATCATCCTCGACAAGCAGGTGATTTCCGCACCGCGCATCAACGAGCCGATCATCGGCGGGTCCGGCCAGATTTCCGGCAATTTCACCGTGGAAACCGCAAACGATCTTGCCGTGCTGCTGCGGGCAGGTGCCCTGCCTGCGACGCTGACCGTGGTGGAAGAGCGCACCGTCGGCCCGAGCCTCGGCGCGGATTCGATCCATGCCGGCATTCTCGCCGGCATCATCGGCGCGGTCGCGGTTGTCGCCTTCATGCTGTTCTTCTACGGCTTCCTCGGCCTCATCGCCAATGTGGCGCTGGCCGCCAACGTCATCATGATCATGGCCGTTCTCACCATGCTCGGCTCGACCCTGACTTTGCCGGGTATTGCCGGTATCGTGCTGACGATGGGCATGGCGGTCGATTCCAACGTGCTGATCTACGAGCGCGTCCGGGAAGAGGTGCGCAATGGCCGAAGCTTCGTGCAGGCGCTGGATCTGGGCTTCGAAAAAGCACTGGCGACCATCGTCGACGCCAACCTGACGACGCTGATTGCCGCCGTGATCCTGTTCTTCATGGGCAGCGGCCCGATCCGCGGCTTCGCGGTCACCCTGTCGGTCGGTATCATCACCACCGTCTTCACCGCCTACACGCTGACCCGCTGGCTGGTTGCCGTCTGGGTGAAGAAGCGCCGTCCGAAGCAGATGCCGAAGGGCGTGCGCTCCGGCATGTTCGATGGCACCAACATCCGCTTCATGGGCTTCCGCAAATATACGTTTGTCGTCACGGCTATCCTGTCGATTGGCTCGGTGGTCGGCTTTGCCACCATCGGCATGAATCTCGGCATCGACTTCAAGGGCGGCTCGATCCTGGAACTGAAGGCCAAGAGCGGCAATGCCGATCTCGGCGATATCAGAACCCGGCTGAGCGGCCTCAACCTCGGCGAAATCCAGGCGCAGGGCTTCGGCGATCCGTCCAGCGCGCTGGTGCGGGTGCAGGCGCAGGATGGCGGCGAGAATGCCGAACAGTCGGCGGTCAACCTGATCCGCAGCGAATTGCAGGACCAGTATGAATTCCGCCGCGTCGAAGTGGTGGGACCGTCGGTCTCCGGTGAACTCACCACCATGGCAACGCTCGGGGTTCTGGCATCGCTGGGGGCGATCCTAGTCTATATCTGGTTCCGCTTCGAGTGGCAGTTCGCGCTGGGCGCAATCATCGCCACCCTGCATGACGTGATCCTGACGCTTGGCCTCTTCGTCTTTACCGGCGTCGAGTTCAACCTCACCAGCATCGCGGCGGTGCTGACCATCGTCGGCTATTCGCTGAACGATACGGTGGTGGTCTATGACCGGATGCGTGAAAACTTGCGCCGCTTCAAGAAGATGCCGCTCAACGTGCTGATCGATACCTCGATCAACACCACGCTGTCGCGCACCATCCTGACCTCGGCAACGACCATGATCGCGCTGACGGCGCTCTATCTGTTCGGGGGCGAAGTCATCCGTTCCTTCACCTTCGCCATGCTGTTCGGCGTCGGTGTCGGCACCTTCTCGTCGATCTATATCGCCGCTCCCGTGCTGATCGCCTTCAAGCTCCGTCAGGAAACCTTCCAGACGAAGGACGACGCGAAGACGCCGGACGTCGGCGAAGCGGCGGTGTAA
- a CDS encoding Mth938-like domain-containing protein has product MARGIEIRAAHFPGRAPIDAYGKGGFRFADMSHRGSILCLPSGIYGWDAVEGQALTPDLFSRVLQEAADIEVLLVGTGAGLVVLPASLKAALREKGIGSDPMSTGAAVRTFNIMLAESRAVAAALIAV; this is encoded by the coding sequence ATGGCGCGCGGCATTGAAATCAGGGCGGCCCATTTCCCGGGCCGCGCTCCCATCGACGCCTATGGCAAGGGCGGGTTCCGCTTTGCCGACATGTCGCATCGCGGCTCGATCCTCTGCCTGCCCTCGGGCATCTATGGCTGGGATGCGGTGGAAGGCCAGGCGCTGACACCGGACCTGTTTTCCCGGGTGCTGCAGGAGGCTGCGGATATCGAGGTTCTGCTGGTCGGAACCGGGGCAGGGCTGGTCGTCCTGCCTGCCTCCCTCAAGGCAGCTTTGCGCGAAAAGGGGATCGGCAGCGATCCGATGAGCACCGGGGCTGCCGTGCGCACCTTCAACATCATGCTGGCGGAATCGCGCGCCGTGGCCGCAGCGCTGATTGCGGTCTGA
- a CDS encoding phytoene/squalene synthase family protein, with protein sequence MADAVDNEAITLAALRDTDIDRYLAVLLSPPDKRRALTALYAFHAELARVRDLVREPLPGEVRLQYWRDLLEGAAHGSTDANPLASELLDAIRAHGLPVAPLVAMTEARIFDLYDDPIDSLASLQGYAGETASALIQLASLVLDPESAAASAEMAGHAGVAQAIAGALVRLPRHRQRGQVFLPPEILGATGLDRDAFLEDGNAPRIAAAVEAFAGLGLDHLARARQNATRVPNNLMPAYLPVSLARGILSRAAGSGEAALKGILRPAQWRRQLSMISALWLRRF encoded by the coding sequence ATGGCCGACGCCGTGGACAATGAAGCGATCACGCTTGCAGCGCTTCGCGACACAGATATCGACCGCTACCTCGCGGTTCTCCTGTCACCTCCCGACAAGCGCCGGGCTTTGACCGCTCTCTATGCCTTTCATGCCGAACTGGCACGGGTCCGCGATCTCGTGCGTGAACCGCTTCCGGGCGAAGTCAGGCTGCAATATTGGCGGGATCTGCTTGAAGGTGCCGCTCACGGCTCCACCGATGCCAATCCGCTCGCCTCCGAACTGCTTGACGCCATCCGGGCGCATGGCCTGCCGGTCGCACCGCTGGTGGCGATGACGGAAGCGCGGATATTCGATCTCTATGACGACCCCATCGACAGTCTCGCCAGCCTGCAAGGTTATGCGGGCGAAACCGCCTCGGCGCTCATCCAGCTTGCCAGTCTGGTTCTCGACCCCGAATCGGCCGCTGCAAGCGCGGAAATGGCAGGTCACGCCGGCGTGGCGCAGGCGATAGCAGGCGCGCTGGTGCGGCTGCCGCGCCATCGCCAGCGCGGGCAGGTCTTCCTGCCGCCGGAAATTCTGGGAGCCACGGGGCTCGACCGGGACGCCTTTCTCGAGGATGGCAATGCCCCGCGCATTGCAGCGGCTGTCGAGGCCTTTGCAGGTCTGGGGCTCGATCATCTCGCCAGGGCACGCCAGAACGCAACCCGGGTGCCGAACAATCTGATGCCGGCTTACCTTCCGGTCTCGCTGGCACGCGGCATTCTCAGCCGTGCGGCTGGAAGCGGCGAGGCGGCTCTGAAGGGCATACTTCGCCCGGCCCAGTGGCGGCGGCAGCTCTCGATGATTTCGGCCCTCTGGCTGCGCCGGTTCTGA
- the trmFO gene encoding methylenetetrahydrofolate--tRNA-(uracil(54)-C(5))-methyltransferase (FADH(2)-oxidizing) TrmFO, producing MTEKTPSSPIHVIGGGLAGSEAAWQIASAGIPVILHEMRGVRGTDAHKTDDLAELVCSNSFRSDDATSNAVGVIHAEMRLAGSLIMQCADRNQVPAGGALAVDRDGFSQSVTAAIAGNPLITVTREEVAGLPPRDWDNAIIATGPLTSPSLAEAIRQETGAEALAFFDAIAPIVHKDSINMDICWYQSRYDKVGPGGTGKDYINCPLDEDQYNRFMDALIAGDAVGFKEWEGTPYFDGCLPIEVMAERGRETLRHGPMKPMGLTNAHNPTVKPYAVVQLRQDNALGTLYNMVGFQTKLKYGAQADIFRMIPGLEQAEFARLGGLHRNTYIHSPVLLDPTLALKSRPGLRFAGQITGCEGYVESASIGLLAGRFAAAERLGQAPSVPPATTALGALLNHITGGHLVSEDEPGKRSFQPMNINFGLFPELEPGSIVKPEGIKRFRGKDKTIMKRQLIALRALEACRTWLAGGLSATSSKLV from the coding sequence ATGACAGAAAAAACGCCCTCCTCCCCCATCCACGTCATCGGCGGCGGCCTTGCAGGCTCCGAAGCCGCCTGGCAGATCGCCAGCGCCGGTATTCCGGTCATTCTTCACGAAATGCGCGGCGTGCGGGGCACGGATGCGCACAAGACCGATGATCTGGCCGAACTCGTTTGCTCCAACTCCTTCCGCTCGGATGATGCGACCAGCAATGCGGTGGGCGTCATCCATGCCGAAATGCGGCTGGCGGGCTCGCTGATCATGCAATGTGCCGATCGCAACCAGGTGCCGGCCGGTGGGGCGCTTGCTGTTGACCGCGACGGCTTTTCGCAGTCCGTGACGGCGGCGATTGCCGGCAATCCGCTGATCACCGTCACCCGCGAGGAAGTGGCGGGCCTGCCGCCGCGCGACTGGGACAATGCAATCATCGCCACCGGCCCCCTCACCTCGCCTTCGCTCGCCGAGGCCATCCGGCAGGAAACCGGAGCCGAAGCGCTTGCCTTCTTCGATGCCATCGCGCCGATTGTCCACAAGGACAGCATCAACATGGATATCTGCTGGTATCAGTCGCGCTACGACAAGGTCGGGCCGGGCGGCACCGGCAAGGACTATATCAACTGCCCGCTCGACGAAGACCAGTACAACCGCTTCATGGATGCCCTGATTGCAGGCGATGCGGTGGGCTTCAAGGAATGGGAAGGCACGCCCTATTTCGACGGCTGCCTGCCCATAGAGGTGATGGCGGAACGCGGTCGCGAGACCCTGCGGCACGGGCCGATGAAACCGATGGGGCTGACCAATGCCCATAACCCGACCGTCAAGCCCTATGCCGTGGTGCAACTCCGGCAGGACAATGCGCTCGGCACGCTCTACAACATGGTGGGTTTCCAGACCAAGCTGAAATATGGGGCGCAGGCGGACATCTTCCGGATGATCCCGGGGCTGGAACAGGCGGAATTTGCCCGTCTCGGCGGCCTGCACCGCAATACCTATATCCACTCGCCTGTGCTGCTCGATCCGACGCTGGCGCTGAAAAGCCGTCCGGGCTTGCGCTTTGCGGGCCAGATCACCGGCTGCGAGGGCTATGTGGAAAGCGCCAGCATCGGCCTGCTGGCCGGCCGCTTTGCCGCCGCCGAACGTCTGGGCCAGGCACCCTCGGTGCCACCCGCAACCACCGCACTCGGTGCGCTGCTCAACCACATCACCGGTGGCCATCTGGTTTCCGAGGATGAGCCGGGCAAGCGGTCCTTCCAGCCGATGAACATCAATTTCGGCCTGTTCCCGGAGCTTGAACCGGGGTCCATCGTCAAGCCCGAAGGCATCAAGCGTTTTCGCGGCAAGGACAAGACGATCATGAAACGCCAGCTGATTGCGCTCCGGGCACTCGAGGCCTGCCGGACCTGGCTCGCCGGCGGACTTTCGGCCACGTCGTCCAAACTCGTTTGA
- a CDS encoding DUF1127 domain-containing protein: protein MNPIRAAKNWINYRRTMNELGNLSNQTLSDIGITRNDIRSIAARNFR, encoded by the coding sequence ATGAACCCGATTCGCGCTGCCAAGAACTGGATCAACTACCGCCGCACCATGAACGAGCTGGGCAACCTGTCCAACCAGACCCTGTCCGATATCGGCATCACCCGCAACGACATCCGCTCGATTGCGGCTCGCAACTTCCGCTAA
- a CDS encoding DUF1127 domain-containing protein, which produces MNIARSFNNWRKFRQTVNELGRMSNRELHDLGIHRSEIRRVAKEAVGQ; this is translated from the coding sequence ATGAACATCGCACGCAGCTTCAACAACTGGCGCAAATTCCGTCAGACGGTCAACGAACTCGGCCGCATGTCCAACCGCGAACTCCACGACCTCGGCATCCACCGTTCGGAAATCCGCCGCGTCGCCAAGGAAGCCGTTGGCCAGTAA
- a CDS encoding DUF2157 domain-containing protein: MSRETADGLLAEYDGREQSFTVGRVLMMLAAVLVGAAILLFIAANWDGIPRGGRAALLIGLIWLFHAGAAFTGGRATAYLSGALLVLGASAFGASLALVAQMYNLSGDNVSAAMVWLTMTAATALLFRSAALTYYAGLLGWLLFAAVLGDGWGTFGTPDTYAPPLAAIGVIAMAYYTGGMRARHLCYLLLLTWLGWGYVSPHGPFNSWLFVAAGLILFLLATVPASPLHAAARRAGAAPAFYSFLLALMGLGLYQVEHGDLFSSDATSLSTALPSMATATLAVLAIALAGRDNAAVRYTGYVTFALEILYLSIDMIGTIIGTSGVFLLSGVFLALIAYLVIRLERRFSAASAAKGA; this comes from the coding sequence GTGAGCCGGGAAACAGCCGATGGCCTGCTTGCCGAATATGACGGTCGCGAGCAGAGTTTTACGGTTGGCCGGGTGCTGATGATGCTCGCCGCGGTGCTGGTCGGCGCCGCCATTCTGCTGTTCATTGCCGCGAACTGGGACGGCATCCCGCGCGGCGGACGCGCGGCGCTGCTGATCGGGTTGATCTGGCTGTTTCATGCGGGTGCCGCCTTTACCGGCGGTCGCGCCACTGCCTATCTGAGCGGTGCCCTGCTGGTGCTGGGTGCCTCGGCCTTCGGCGCATCGCTGGCACTGGTGGCGCAGATGTACAATCTTTCCGGCGACAATGTCTCCGCCGCCATGGTCTGGCTGACGATGACCGCGGCGACGGCCCTGCTGTTTCGCTCCGCCGCACTCACCTATTATGCGGGCCTGCTCGGCTGGCTGCTTTTTGCCGCCGTTCTCGGCGATGGCTGGGGCACATTCGGGACGCCTGATACCTATGCGCCGCCGCTTGCCGCTATCGGGGTCATCGCCATGGCCTATTATACCGGCGGCATGCGGGCCCGGCACCTTTGCTATCTGCTGCTGCTCACCTGGCTGGGCTGGGGCTATGTCAGCCCGCACGGCCCCTTCAACTCCTGGCTCTTCGTGGCCGCAGGCCTCATCCTGTTCCTGCTGGCGACGGTCCCGGCCTCGCCGCTTCATGCTGCGGCCCGGCGCGCCGGGGCGGCTCCGGCCTTCTACAGCTTCCTGCTGGCGCTGATGGGTCTTGGCCTTTACCAGGTGGAACATGGTGATCTCTTCAGTTCCGATGCGACCAGCCTCTCCACGGCGCTGCCGTCGATGGCCACGGCGACATTGGCGGTTCTTGCCATCGCTCTGGCCGGGCGGGACAATGCGGCGGTGCGCTACACCGGCTATGTCACCTTCGCCCTGGAAATCCTCTACCTGTCGATCGACATGATCGGCACGATCATCGGCACCTCGGGCGTGTTCCTGCTGTCTGGCGTGTTTCTGGCGCTGATCGCCTATCTGGTCATCCGGCTGGAGCGGCGATTCTCCGCAGCATCCGCAGCGAAGGGAGCCTGA
- a CDS encoding GDYXXLXY domain-containing protein, with the protein MAVQLTRRRLLVAAGLAAGLQTGVLATMIWSNADILENGTAIRLQTVPVDPRDLLRGDYVVLAYEFSNLPGTLVEGPWPTEAGEATLHVRLGPDAAGLWHPLAASFQPLAAQQGTVVLRSRPFSYTPGKDKPATLRASYGLESYYVAEGTGKAIEEARNNKRVIVEARVLADGTARVASLTVVPAQP; encoded by the coding sequence ATGGCTGTTCAACTTACCCGCCGCCGCCTGCTTGTTGCAGCCGGGCTTGCCGCAGGCCTGCAAACCGGTGTCCTCGCCACCATGATCTGGTCGAATGCCGACATACTTGAAAATGGCACCGCCATCCGGCTTCAGACCGTTCCCGTCGATCCGCGCGACCTGTTGCGCGGCGACTATGTCGTGCTTGCCTATGAATTCAGCAACCTGCCTGGCACGCTGGTGGAAGGCCCCTGGCCGACAGAGGCGGGCGAGGCTACGCTCCATGTGCGGCTTGGGCCGGATGCGGCAGGCCTCTGGCATCCGCTGGCGGCCTCCTTCCAGCCGTTGGCTGCGCAGCAGGGCACGGTGGTGCTTCGTTCCCGGCCCTTCTCGTATACGCCCGGCAAGGACAAGCCCGCGACGCTTCGGGCCAGTTACGGACTGGAGAGCTATTACGTCGCGGAAGGCACCGGCAAGGCCATCGAGGAGGCGCGCAACAACAAGCGGGTCATCGTCGAGGCGAGGGTGCTTGCCGACGGCACGGCGCGGGTGGCCTCGCTCACCGTCGTGCCCGCCCAGCCCTGA
- the tig gene encoding trigger factor: MQVIETLADGLKRELKVVIPAKDMEARMNERLAETKDRIRINGFRPGKVPVGHLKKMYGKSIMAELVNEIVRDRPSAILTERGEKSATQPEVAMTEDQAEAEKILSAEADFEFTLSYEIIPAIELKSTDGIKVTREVVEIADDEVVDQIKRIAETARSYEPKTSKAENGDRVTMDYLGKVDGVPFDGGKDEDAQLVLGSNRFIPGFEEQLVGLKAGDEKVINVTFPADYPAANLAGKDATFDITVKEVASAGEIEINDDLATKLGVESADKLKEIVREQIESQYGSMTRQKVKRQILDQLDGIYQFETPSRLVNAEFDNIWRQINTDLEQSGKTFEDEETTEEKARDEYRKLAERRVRLGLVLSEIGEKAGIEVSEDEMQRALYDQLRQFPGQEKEIIEFFRKTPGAAASLRAPIFEEKVVDHLLASIDVTDKVVSKEELMAEEAEDGAEAKSDDKKAAPKKKAAKADAASEGEEAAAPKKKAAPKKKAAGEGAE, translated from the coding sequence ATGCAGGTTATCGAAACGCTGGCGGACGGGCTGAAGCGCGAACTGAAGGTGGTCATCCCGGCCAAGGACATGGAAGCGCGGATGAACGAGCGCCTCGCCGAAACCAAGGATCGCATCCGCATCAATGGTTTCCGTCCGGGCAAGGTTCCGGTCGGCCATCTCAAGAAGATGTACGGCAAGTCGATCATGGCGGAACTGGTCAACGAAATCGTGCGTGACCGCCCGAGCGCCATCCTGACCGAGCGTGGCGAAAAGTCGGCGACCCAGCCGGAAGTCGCGATGACCGAAGACCAGGCTGAAGCCGAAAAGATCCTGTCGGCAGAGGCTGATTTCGAATTCACCCTCTCCTACGAGATCATCCCGGCCATCGAGCTGAAGTCGACCGACGGCATCAAAGTCACCCGCGAAGTCGTCGAGATCGCCGATGACGAAGTCGTCGACCAGATCAAGCGCATCGCCGAAACCGCCCGCAGCTACGAGCCGAAGACGAGCAAGGCTGAAAATGGCGACCGCGTCACCATGGATTACCTCGGCAAGGTCGATGGCGTTCCCTTCGACGGCGGCAAGGACGAAGATGCGCAGCTGGTTCTCGGCTCGAACCGCTTCATCCCCGGCTTCGAAGAGCAGCTGGTCGGCCTGAAGGCTGGCGACGAGAAGGTCATCAACGTCACCTTCCCGGCGGATTACCCGGCAGCAAACCTCGCTGGCAAGGATGCCACCTTCGACATTACCGTCAAGGAAGTGGCCTCTGCCGGTGAAATCGAGATCAACGACGATCTCGCCACCAAGCTGGGCGTCGAATCGGCTGACAAGCTGAAGGAAATCGTCCGCGAGCAGATCGAGAGCCAGTATGGCTCGATGACCCGCCAGAAGGTCAAGCGCCAGATCCTCGACCAGCTCGACGGCATCTACCAGTTCGAAACCCCCTCGCGCCTCGTCAATGCCGAGTTCGACAATATCTGGCGTCAGATCAACACCGATCTCGAGCAGTCGGGCAAGACCTTCGAAGACGAGGAAACCACCGAGGAAAAGGCCCGCGACGAATATCGCAAGCTCGCCGAGCGCCGTGTTCGCCTTGGTCTGGTTCTCTCGGAAATCGGCGAAAAGGCCGGTATCGAAGTCTCCGAAGACGAAATGCAGCGGGCTCTCTATGACCAGCTGCGCCAGTTCCCGGGCCAGGAAAAGGAAATCATCGAATTCTTCCGCAAGACCCCGGGCGCTGCCGCTTCGCTGCGCGCACCGATCTTCGAAGAAAAGGTTGTCGACCACCTGCTCGCGAGCATCGACGTCACCGACAAGGTTGTCAGCAAGGAAGAGCTGATGGCTGAAGAGGCGGAAGACGGCGCGGAAGCCAAGTCGGACGACAAGAAGGCTGCGCCGAAGAAGAAGGCCGCCAAGGCTGACGCCGCCAGCGAAGGCGAAGAAGCTGCCGCTCCGAAGAAGAAGGCCGCTCCGAAGAAGAAGGCCGCCGGGGAAGGCGCCGAGTAA
- a CDS encoding YceI family protein translates to MKFKLLPAALTALLIASPVLAADAYTIDPTHTWVTFKTNHGTWSHAHGIFHTVSGTIAFDKADVTKSSVEITVDTTSLDTNDKQRDSDLNSPDFLNTAEFPEMTFKSTSIAKTGDKTARVTGDLTLLGTTKPVTLDVIFNAEAPVPWDTKTIKIGFSATGSINGPEFGITKMNDFGLGPDIHLDIDLEAAKQ, encoded by the coding sequence ATGAAATTCAAGCTTCTGCCCGCTGCATTGACCGCTCTTCTCATCGCCTCGCCGGTGCTTGCCGCCGATGCCTACACGATTGATCCCACCCATACCTGGGTGACCTTCAAGACCAATCACGGCACCTGGTCGCATGCCCACGGCATCTTCCACACCGTCTCGGGCACCATTGCCTTCGACAAGGCGGATGTGACGAAGAGCAGCGTGGAGATCACGGTCGATACCACCAGCCTCGATACCAATGACAAGCAGCGCGACAGTGACCTCAACAGCCCGGACTTTCTGAACACGGCAGAATTTCCGGAAATGACCTTCAAGAGCACTTCCATTGCAAAGACCGGCGACAAGACCGCCAGGGTTACCGGCGACCTCACCCTGCTCGGCACCACCAAGCCGGTGACGCTCGACGTCATCTTCAATGCCGAAGCGCCGGTTCCGTGGGATACCAAGACCATCAAGATCGGTTTTTCCGCCACCGGCAGCATCAATGGTCCGGAATTCGGCATTACCAAGATGAACGATTTCGGTCTCGGCCCCGACATCCATCTCGACATCGACCTGGAAGCCGCCAAGCAGTAA